The Parambassis ranga chromosome 13, fParRan2.1, whole genome shotgun sequence genome contains the following window.
CATCATTGTGActgaacaagagaaaaaaaggttcAGTTGTTTCATTATTTGTCTCAAAACACATGGATTGACTTCAAGGCTAAACCTTTTCTTATAGTTTCAGCAGCAGgataaatattatttatcagTTTGAAGTGAACTTCTTTTACCTTGCGTAGAATTGGCCATTTAATTGGCCATTTATTACATACATGCTTTTCACCAAATATGGCTTTAGGGTAGTTTTGACTTTGTTTGGTCCACATGTCTTTAATAATGCtgttctcctcttcatcagttAAATCAGGCAGGATCAGTCTCATCACACCTCACACTCAGTTttacctgcacacagacatcatGCTGCAGACCGTGCTCCGCTACAGCAGGATCATAACAACACTGTTTAAATGGGGGTTTGTCATTTAGCCAAGTATTTTAACTCTTAAAAACTAAACATGATTAATACGACCAGAATGATTGTTTTAGCTCCTCAAACCGTATTTGGTCTCTAATGGACTTCTTTTTGTTCtggactgtctgcagagcgccccctacagaACAGGAGGAGGTTCACACAGTGGGAATTTTCTCCATAGAGAAATTCTAGGCttcaaatacaaacaaatataaacttTTTGTGCATTCTtgaatatttatatttctaCATATTTGGCTCTGTAAGGGCTCTCGGTATCACAGCTTATGGTCAGATGAACCTCTTTTCTGTTACTGACTCCTTTGATAAATatgtgagaagaagaagaatattgTCACTATATATATTAGTGACAGTATGTTGTCGAGCACTTAGCCATCGCATCCTACTGCATGTTCTTTACATGACTCACTGAACAGTGTAAAGCACAACATGCTGCTTTATTCAGTTCTCCGGTCTTTCTCTGAAGCTCTGGACCACATTGGGAAACTGAATGCTGCATGGATAGATGGGTTTTACTTGGATCCTCTCGCGTCTCCTCTCAGGCTGTGTACAGGGGGCGCCCCGTGTGGCATGCTGTAGATCCGCCCCTGTGAACAGGACTGGGCGTTtccacagcctgctgctgagAGGAATCGAAAGTAGAACTGAAGATTTGtcagcaggaaaacaacagcTTCACAGAAGGTGAGTTTCAGCAACACTCTGATCAAATGCATGCTGAATTTGAGGAGTCTGGACTGTGTAGAACTGAGAAAGGAGCCCAGACCTAACCCCGTTTAAACCTGTTTGAACTTGTGTGTCGGGTTGTTTGTGGTCAGACTGAAGGTCGTCCTCTGCTGTTGTAAACTTCTTTCTACGTCActgagtgtttttctttcctctgtgcTGACAGTGAATAACGTCAGGCTGTGTTCCAGGCTGCACTTTGTCACTTCCTGCTGAATATCATTCAGagacaaagcagcagctgtgaagaATATTTTAGTTTCTCTTCACTTTTTGATCTCTGCTAAACGCAGCATAAAGACCGTGTGTGTGGTCTCAGTGTGCTGGCAGAGGCTGGcgtgtgtttacagtgtatctgcacctcttcctgtttttgacacacactgcacactgctgccacctgctggcgcAGAGTGATAGGTCTCAGATGTGTTTATCATCGTTTCAGTGAAGACTGCTGCTGTTCACTGACAGACGATAATGAAAAGACTGCAGCAGACAAAGCTCGGCTTTGGgaagagaagagacacaagaggCCGGACCTCACAAGCTCAGCATGATGGTATGTGTGAAGAATGTCCTGAATGTCCTGGTGGATGGTTCAGTTTGCTGCAGTCCAAAAGGCCAGACCTGGACTATAGGGACAGGAAGCTCTGATGGCTCGGAGGCTAATTGATCTGTCACACATCCAGAGAGGATGGGGCAGATCTGATCCATCACTAACTTAATGAAATGTTGTCTGGGTGTTTAACATACCCCAGACTACACGtccaggagagcagcagcacataAGACATGGCATGTTGTGTTAAACATATCTCTTAGTATATTCGTATACATGCGTCGCTCCGGACGGATTTATTCACGGTCTGAAGTTGATAGACTCCATCAAAGATCCagttttgctctttttctctctctttttcctctggATGCTGTCTGTATCACTTTCTTTAGAGCTTTCACTTTCACTGATGTGGAGGAGCTGGAGTTTGACTCATGTGGATCAATGCGAGCACATATTAATGTTTCTGTCCATGTCATGTTTGATCAGAAGCATCCTGGAGGACACGGAGCTgtgatgactgtgtgtttggttcATATGAATCATGGCCGtaccccctcctcttcctctcttctcttgcAGGCATGGACTGGCAGCACCTCTCTCTCCGAGGAGCGTTTTCAGTGTTCGATCTGTCTGGATGTTTTCACCGAACCCGTCACCACTCCCTGCGGACACAACTACTGCAAGCAATGCATCACAGGCTACTGGAGCCTCAGTGAAGTCTCACATTGTCCGCTGTGCATGGAGACATTTCACGGAACCCCCCAGCTGCGAGTCAACACCGAATTCAAAGATATTCTGGAGCTTTTAAAGAGCATGAGAGCGTCAGGTGGCGACAGCAGCCCTCCTGCTCAGCCCTGTGACGTGCTCTGCGACCTCTGCAGTGGCACCAGGTCTAAGGCTGTGAAGTCCTGCCTCGTTTGTCTGGCCTCGTACTGCAGCACTCACCTGGAGCCGCATCATGCCGCTCAGGCACTGAAGTGGCACAAACTGATCAACCCAGTGACGTCTCTGGAGGACAGAGCGTGCAGGAAGCACAACAAGCTGAAAGAGTTTTTCTGCAGAGAAGACCAGAGCTGCGTTTGCTCTGTGTGCATTAACGACAGCCACACGACGCACAACACCGTGGCTTTAGAGGAAGTGGTCAGGGAGAGGAAGACGAAGCTGAAGTGCATGAAAATGAAGGTCAACCAACATCTGAGCCAGAAGAGCGCCAGAGTTCAGAAGGTTCAAAACTTAGTGAAGCGAAGTCGCCTGGAAGTGGAGAAGACTAAATCAGAAACAGTCAAGTCTGTTTCTGCTCTGGTGGCCTCGATTGAGTCCAGAAAAGAGAGTCTGCTTGAGGGGctggaggagaagcagagagcGGCAGAGGAGCAGGCGGACGCCCTCATTGGACCTTTACAGCAGGAGATCGATCAGAACCATGAGATGATTGCTGAGCTGGAAGAGCTGCTAACGTCTGAGGACGACTTCAGACTCCTTCGGGACCTCCCGCCTGTCCCCTCCACATCCGACTCAAAACCCTTCACAGCCACAACCCAAATTTTCCTGCATGCTCAGATGGTGAGGAGCTCGTTGGCCAGGATGAAGGAGGCGCTTGATGAACAGATGGAGAGCGTGATGGGAGAGTTCAGTCTGTCAGATAAAGAGGAGACGCTGGAGGAGCAAACAGAGAACGTGTTTGACGACGAGCTCgggaaaatccagcagcagtatGCGACAAAAGTGACTCTGGACCCCCACACAGCTCACCCCGCCCTCATCGTCTCCGAGGACAGGAAGCGAGTGAGGGATGGAGGTTCAAAGAGGAAGGTCCCTGACACCTCCACCAGGTTCGACTGCCTCCACTACGTCCTGGGGAGTGAAGGCTTCTCCTCCGGCAGGGTTTACTATGAAGTTTCAGTCAAAGGGCAGCCAGTGTGGGAGGTCGGAGTGACCAGAGAGTCCATCAGCAAGAGAGGTGTTGATCTGTCCCTCAGCCCTGAGAACGGATGCTGGACTCTGGGGTTGTACTCAGTTCAGTGCCAAGCTAACGCAGATCCTCCCGTCGTCCTGCCCCTGtcccagcagcctcagaaggTCGGCGTGTTTGTGGACTATGAAGGAGGCCTGGTCTCGTTCTACAATGTGGATACCAGGTCTCTGATGTACTCCTTCACAAAATGTGCCTTTACATCAAGTACGGACACGAGCACACCCCCTCAGAGTACCCAGACATGGTGTAGGGTTTACACCGGCagccgggccaggaccaggatCTACCCCATATTCCGACCCAGCTCCGCTCCTCTGCAGATAACTCCGTAGGAAAGCAGTGGTCTGGCCTCTCAGGCGCTGCCTGCAGGTTTTACCTGGGTGGACCTCAGGGGTCAAAGAGGTGAATCTGGTCTTAGAAAACTGACACACtgcaacagcacaaacacaactgtCACTAATAAATTAACTATTAATATGAACAGAAATGAATATTAATAGCAGGAAGGTCTGTCTCTGTATTATACCTGTTTCTGATTTTAAATGCTTTGATTTGTATGGCTGCAtaaaactgtgtgtgcacagcaaAGTGTGGagttcataaataaataaaagtcccTGTTGTGACAGTTGTggtcagaagcagcagcaggtcctgtGCAGGTGTAGGACAGATGAAGACCAGGAACCTGGATACATGTGAGTGGGGTTATTCTGGGGAATTTAAAGATGACAAGAAGCCACTAAAATGATCCATAATAATCctaaaataatattaatgaaAATAATTTCCCCATGAAAGgaggggcacacacacacacacacacacacacacacacacacacacggcatgatGTAGgattatcaaaataaaaagaaactcCAGAAACTCCCTTATATGTGTTTAAAAAGCGTGAATGTGTGAATGATCAGTCATCATGTTTCTGACTTGTCCGCCGGGGTTGAGGTGTCTGCGCCGCCCTGAAGGTCTC
Protein-coding sequences here:
- the LOC114444900 gene encoding E3 ubiquitin-protein ligase TRIM39-like; translation: MMAWTGSTSLSEERFQCSICLDVFTEPVTTPCGHNYCKQCITGYWSLSEVSHCPLCMETFHGTPQLRVNTEFKDILELLKSMRASGGDSSPPAQPCDVLCDLCSGTRSKAVKSCLVCLASYCSTHLEPHHAAQALKWHKLINPVTSLEDRACRKHNKLKEFFCREDQSCVCSVCINDSHTTHNTVALEEVVRERKTKLKCMKMKVNQHLSQKSARVQKVQNLVKRSRLEVEKTKSETVKSVSALVASIESRKESLLEGLEEKQRAAEEQADALIGPLQQEIDQNHEMIAELEELLTSEDDFRLLRDLPPVPSTSDSKPFTATTQIFLHAQMVRSSLARMKEALDEQMESVMGEFSLSDKEETLEEQTENVFDDELGKIQQQYATKVTLDPHTAHPALIVSEDRKRVRDGGSKRKVPDTSTRFDCLHYVLGSEGFSSGRVYYEVSVKGQPVWEVGVTRESISKRGVDLSLSPENGCWTLGLYSVQCQANADPPVVLPLSQQPQKVGVFVDYEGGLVSFYNVDTRSLMYSFTKCAFTSSTDTSTPPQSTQTWCRVYTGSRARTRIYPIFRPSSAPLQITP